The Georgenia sp. TF02-10 genome window below encodes:
- a CDS encoding CrcB family protein, whose translation MIALLAALAGGLGAAARFLLDTLVARHNPLGVPLGTIVVNVTSCLLLGLLTGWAIAHPAGTAVTTVLGVGLLGGYSTFSTATVEGVRLLRGGDAWAALVHTGGMLALSLAASTLGLLVAA comes from the coding sequence GTGATCGCCCTGCTCGCCGCGCTCGCCGGCGGGCTCGGCGCCGCCGCCCGCTTCCTCCTCGACACCCTGGTCGCCCGCCACAACCCGCTCGGCGTCCCCCTGGGCACGATCGTCGTCAACGTCACCTCCTGCCTCCTGCTCGGGCTCCTCACCGGCTGGGCCATCGCCCACCCCGCCGGGACCGCGGTCACGACCGTCCTCGGCGTCGGCCTCCTCGGCGGTTACTCCACCTTCAGCACCGCCACCGTCGAGGGTGTGCGCCTGCTCCGCGGCGGTGACGCGTGGGCGGCGCTCGTGCACACCGGCGGCATGCTCGCCCTGAGCCTCGCCGCCTCGACGCTGGGGCTCCTCGTCGCTGCGTGA
- a CDS encoding phage holin family protein — protein MSLLVRFVVNGVALWLCSLIVPGIALPPGATTGEQLLGLAVVAAVFTLVNLVVRPVVKLLSLPFYLLTLGLFFLVVNALMLLLTGWLSGLTGFGLEVDGFWPAVLGGLIISVVSWILHAVIPGDHD, from the coding sequence ATGTCGCTGCTCGTCAGGTTCGTGGTCAACGGCGTCGCGCTGTGGCTGTGCTCGCTCATCGTCCCCGGCATCGCGCTGCCCCCGGGGGCCACCACCGGCGAGCAGCTGCTCGGCCTCGCGGTCGTCGCGGCGGTGTTCACCCTGGTCAACCTCGTGGTGCGGCCGGTGGTGAAGCTGCTCTCGCTGCCCTTCTACCTGCTCACGCTGGGCCTGTTCTTCCTCGTGGTCAACGCCCTGATGCTGCTGCTGACCGGCTGGCTCTCCGGGCTGACCGGCTTCGGGCTGGAGGTGGATGGGTTCTGGCCGGCGGTGCTGGGCGGGCTGATCATCTCGGTCGTCAGCTGGATCCTGCACGCGGTGATCCCGGGCGACCACGACTGA
- a CDS encoding alpha/beta hydrolase has product MMITGGPGTAVDTAEMSALRQALLAAADSAEGADAALGAAGGTLLGYYVETVPAAHAVDARIQELRWGTPSLRSLAPAVRDLAADLELQQQWYEEAEQQVVASFRPPLWRYLVYWLPTRLVPVRLRLAARAAELVNIAGHVGATADTLGEDGPDAVAVQRHVRALGEDLQFLEDTALTGIVFVDGEMVDVTDLTPVQRAAVGLLPVVGGASVLLGHGDLPGLTVRATDPGRATGTTGTGRRTGPPAAPGRPPADGAAPAGAWQGGGGTFGPPTAVATALARPVATPAGPAQVLGRIPALERQIRQRGTGAVEVLRTTTPDGARRWTVVVPGTQSPWAGGANPMDNETNLRTLAGLPSDMETGVTTALDQAGVRPGEPVTLVGHSQGGLVAARLAADPVVRARYAITTVLTAGSPIGPVRLPDDVAVLSLEDVEDPVVGLDGQPNAPRLNHVTVAVAGGEAAAGQAHRLPGYERTADLLRGIDDPGVQAWLARDDAARAAGVPGARTDAIVFEVFRTTEERAER; this is encoded by the coding sequence GTGATGATCACCGGCGGACCGGGCACCGCCGTGGACACCGCCGAGATGTCAGCGCTGCGCCAGGCCCTGCTCGCCGCCGCCGACAGCGCCGAGGGCGCGGACGCCGCGCTCGGCGCGGCCGGCGGGACGCTGCTCGGGTACTACGTCGAGACCGTCCCCGCCGCCCACGCCGTCGACGCCCGCATCCAGGAGCTGCGCTGGGGCACGCCCTCCCTCCGCAGCCTGGCGCCCGCCGTCCGCGACCTCGCCGCCGACCTGGAGCTCCAGCAGCAGTGGTACGAGGAGGCCGAGCAGCAGGTCGTCGCGAGCTTCCGACCACCGCTGTGGCGCTACCTCGTCTACTGGCTGCCGACCCGGCTCGTCCCGGTCCGGCTCCGGCTCGCCGCGCGGGCCGCGGAGCTGGTCAACATCGCCGGCCACGTCGGCGCCACCGCGGACACCCTCGGCGAGGACGGCCCGGACGCCGTCGCCGTGCAGCGCCACGTCCGTGCCCTGGGGGAGGACCTGCAGTTCCTCGAGGACACCGCCCTGACTGGGATCGTCTTCGTCGACGGCGAGATGGTCGACGTCACCGACCTCACCCCGGTCCAGCGGGCCGCGGTCGGGCTGCTGCCGGTCGTCGGTGGCGCCAGCGTGCTCCTGGGGCACGGCGACCTGCCCGGGCTCACCGTCCGGGCCACCGACCCGGGCAGGGCCACGGGCACCACCGGCACCGGGCGGCGGACCGGTCCGCCCGCCGCGCCCGGTCGACCGCCGGCCGACGGCGCGGCGCCGGCCGGCGCGTGGCAGGGCGGCGGGGGCACCTTCGGCCCGCCGACCGCCGTCGCCACCGCCCTGGCCCGGCCGGTGGCCACCCCCGCCGGCCCGGCCCAGGTCCTCGGCCGGATCCCGGCGCTGGAGCGGCAGATCCGCCAGCGCGGCACCGGTGCCGTGGAGGTGCTGCGGACCACCACGCCCGACGGCGCCCGGCGCTGGACCGTCGTCGTCCCCGGCACGCAGAGCCCCTGGGCGGGCGGGGCGAACCCGATGGACAACGAGACGAACCTGCGCACCCTCGCCGGGCTGCCCAGCGACATGGAGACCGGGGTGACCACCGCGCTGGACCAGGCCGGCGTCAGGCCCGGGGAGCCGGTCACGCTGGTCGGGCACAGCCAGGGCGGCCTGGTCGCGGCCCGGCTCGCCGCCGACCCGGTGGTCCGCGCCCGGTACGCCATCACCACGGTGCTCACCGCCGGCAGCCCGATCGGGCCGGTCCGCCTGCCCGACGACGTCGCGGTGCTGAGCCTGGAGGACGTCGAGGACCCGGTGGTCGGCCTGGACGGCCAGCCGAACGCGCCGCGCCTCAACCACGTCACGGTCGCCGTCGCCGGCGGGGAGGCCGCGGCCGGCCAGGCGCACCGGCTGCCCGGCTACGAGCGCACCGCCGACCTGCTCCGCGGCATCGACGACCCGGGCGTGCAGGCGTGGCTCGCGCGGGACGACGCCGCCCGGGCGGCCGGGGTGCCCGGCGCCCGCACCGACGCGATCGTCTTCGAGGTCTTCCGGACGACGGAGGAACGGGCGGAGCGCTGA
- a CDS encoding fructosamine kinase family protein — protein MSTFRKQGSAATVGFEAAGLRWLAAAPDGAAVVEVVDAGEWWLETRRIAEGRPDADAAAAFGRALARTHAAGAPHLGCPPAGWDQDGFMGRAPLPLHPTPGPSSWGEFYAADRLLPYLPAAVDNGAIDAAGLQTVERLAARLARGELDHDQPAAVTGAAARLHGDLWAGNVLWAADGGQGRSAVAGTLIDPAAHGGHAESDLAQLGVFGAPHLDRIVAGYQEISPLAPGWRERVGLHQLHMLLVHAALFGGSYGVQSVATAARYV, from the coding sequence ATGTCCACCTTCCGCAAGCAGGGTTCGGCAGCGACCGTCGGCTTCGAGGCGGCCGGCCTGCGCTGGCTCGCCGCCGCCCCGGACGGGGCCGCCGTCGTCGAGGTGGTCGACGCCGGGGAGTGGTGGCTGGAGACCCGGCGCATCGCCGAGGGCCGGCCGGACGCCGACGCCGCGGCCGCGTTCGGCCGGGCCCTGGCGCGCACCCACGCCGCGGGCGCGCCGCACCTGGGCTGCCCGCCGGCGGGCTGGGACCAGGACGGCTTCATGGGCCGGGCGCCCCTGCCGCTGCACCCTACGCCCGGGCCGTCGAGCTGGGGGGAGTTCTACGCGGCCGACCGGCTGCTGCCCTACCTGCCGGCCGCCGTCGACAACGGCGCGATCGACGCCGCCGGGCTGCAGACGGTCGAGCGGCTGGCCGCCCGGCTCGCCCGCGGGGAGCTCGACCACGACCAGCCGGCGGCGGTGACCGGCGCCGCGGCCCGGCTGCACGGGGACCTGTGGGCCGGCAACGTGCTGTGGGCGGCCGACGGCGGCCAAGGCCGCTCGGCGGTCGCCGGCACCCTCATCGACCCGGCCGCGCACGGCGGCCACGCCGAGTCCGACCTGGCCCAGCTCGGCGTCTTCGGCGCCCCGCACCTGGACCGGATCGTCGCCGGCTACCAGGAGATCTCCCCGCTGGCCCCCGGCTGGCGGGAGCGGGTCGGGCTGCACCAGCTGCACATGCTCCTCGTGCACGCCGCGCTCTTCGGCGGCTCCTACGGCGTCCAGTCGGTGGCGACGGCGGCCCGCTACGTCTGA